The sequence CTGTCGCTGGAGGACTACTTCCAGCACTTCGTGCTCGAGCACCAGGACCACATGACCGAGACCGAGCTGGCCCGCAAGCTGGGTATCAGCCGCAAATGCCTGTGGGAACGTCGCCAGCGTCTGGGCATCCCGCGCCGCAAATCGGGTGCGTCCGCCGACTCCTGATACACGCACAGCTGTTACCGCCGACATGGCGCGTAACAAAAGCCGGGTTCATCGGTAACGGGAACCCGGCTTTTTTGTGCCTCACCAGAAGGGAGTGAATCTCGTAAGTGCTTGAAAAATAAGGATTTACAAAAGTTGGCACGGCATCTGCTTTGTTATTGGCACAACAACAATAACAAGCTCAAAACCAAGACAACAAAAACAACACGTAACGACTCCAGCACAACAAAAACAAAATCGCGGAGGCGCAGCTAACTGATTCTTTTGGAGGAGAGTAGCTGTCGGGAGAGATCCCGCAACCGGTCGAAGAACAATAAAACTGCCCCGAGGCAGCGACGAAACTGGTTGGATCGCAAGATCACTGCTCACTCAGCGACCAAAGCAATCCGTTTGCTCTTGTGAGTCCTGAATAGGATACGCCCCAAGGCGATTGACCTTGGGGGACGGGTCAACAAACAAAAACAACAAGCCCGATACCATAACAAGAACAAAGAAAGCACCTACTTTGGGGGGGAGCTCAGGCTCCCCCAGTAGCTTCTCCCTCTCCCCTGCTTCCTCGCTCTCTTCTCTCCCCTTTCGTTCACCATCCGCGCCCCCGATGCTAGAATTCGTGCCCGTTCGGCTGCACAAGGCATCAGAATTGCTGCCTATTGTTTCCGCCAGCCATGCTTTTCAAGCATGATGCTGCCTGTCGAATCCGACTGACGGCGCGGCGCCCTGCGTTGCGAAACGCGATCCAATCATCCTGTTCCCTATAGTGCCTACATGCTGAAAAAGCTGATCCAGTCCATCCGCTCACCCCTGCGCCTCAAGCGCACCGTCCGCACCACGCCGGAAATCGTCGGCAGCAACCAGCATTCGCTGCGCCGCGAACAGTTCAGCCGGAACGCGGTCAACGTGGTCGAGCGCCTGCAGCGGGCGGGATACCAGGCCTATATCGTCGGCGGCGGGGTGCGCGACCAGCTGCTCGGCATCGCCCCGAAAGACTTCGACGTCGCCACCAGCGCCACCCCCGAGCAGGTACGCGCGGAATTCCGCAACGCGCGGGTGATCGGCCGCCGCTTCAAACTGGTCCACGTACATTTCGGCCGCGAGATCATCGAGGTCGCCACCTTCCGCGCCAATCATCCGCAGGAAGAAGGCGACGGTGACAGCAACCAGGCGTCGCGCAACGAGGCGGGTCGCATCCTCCGCGACAACGTCTACGGCACCCTGGAAGACGATGCCCAGCGCCGCGACTTCACCATCAATGCCCTGTATTTCGACGTCAGCGACGAGCGCATCCTCGATTACGCCCACGGCGTGCACGACATCCGCAATCGCTTGGTCCGCCTGATCGGCGATCCCGAACAGCGTTACCTCGAAGACCCGGTGCGTATGCTCCGCGCCGCGCGTTTCGCCGCCAAGCTGGACTTCGAGATCGAGAAACACAGCGCCGCGCCGATCCGCAAGCTGGCGCCCATGCTGCGCGAGATTCCTTCCGCGCGACTGTTCGACGAAGTGCTCAAGCTGTTCCTG is a genomic window of Pseudomonas knackmussii B13 containing:
- a CDS encoding polynucleotide adenylyltransferase PcnB codes for the protein MLKKLIQSIRSPLRLKRTVRTTPEIVGSNQHSLRREQFSRNAVNVVERLQRAGYQAYIVGGGVRDQLLGIAPKDFDVATSATPEQVRAEFRNARVIGRRFKLVHVHFGREIIEVATFRANHPQEEGDGDSNQASRNEAGRILRDNVYGTLEDDAQRRDFTINALYFDVSDERILDYAHGVHDIRNRLVRLIGDPEQRYLEDPVRMLRAARFAAKLDFEIEKHSAAPIRKLAPMLREIPSARLFDEVLKLFLSGRGERTFELLVEYELFAPLFPASAKALARDPEYAGKLIRQALANTDERIRQGKPVTPAFLFAALLWPALPARVAHHQDRGVPPIPAMQEAAHELISEQCQRTAVPKRFTIPIREIWDMQERLPRRQGKRADLLLENPRFRAGYDFLLLRESAGEETGGLGDWWTDYQDASDGERRGMIRGLASSQEDGAAPRKRRRGGSRKRRPRTGEGAGNE